ACGGCGGTCATCAGCATTTACAATTTTAGGCACACGTCTTTTTTAGCACAGATGTTTCACAAATGAGCAATGACCGGCCTGAATGCGCATAAAGTCCCACTGCGGGACCACGAAAGCGGGGCCTACCCGCTTAGGCATGGTGCTGAGAACGGGAGAAGCCCGTGCGCTCCCGCGCAGAGGTCCCCGTCCTGGACGCTGCCCAGGCGATACATTACGGATCCGGTACGCCCCGGGAGGAGGGAGCGTTGGGCAGGGGTGGCGGCTACCGCTATTTGTCGGCCGCGGCGTCCTTCTTCTTGTCCAGGTAGAGCAGCACCAGCAGTGCCGCCATGATCACGAGGGCGCCGATGAAGAACGGCAGAAAAACAGCTTTACCAAGCAGCACCATGATTCCCAACACCACAACGACGATCGGGAATGCCATGGAGAAGGTGTGCAACAACAACGTCGACATTTTCATTTTTTTACTTTCGTCCCAGGTTACGCAAAAGAAAAGCGGCGGGTGACTCTCCCAAGGAAAAGTCTCCCGCCGCCGTCGTACTTTGAAAAACAGGCTAGCGCGAGGGGTACATGCGCTCCGGCTCGCCGATGTACAGCTGGCGCGGGCGGCCGATCTTGGTCTGCGGGTCCTTCATCATTTCGCGCCACTGGGCAATCCAGCCCGGCAGACGGCCAATGGCGAACAAGACCGTGAACATCTTCTCCGGGAAGCCCATGGCCTTGTAGATCAGGCCGGTGTAGAAGTCCACGTTCGGGTACAGCTTGCGTGAGATGAAGTATTCATCCGTCAGCGCAACTTCTTCCAGACGCATGGCGATGTCGAGGAGTTCGTCGTTGCCGCCGAGCTTCTCCAAGATTTCATGGGCCGTGGCCTTGACGATTTTGGCGCGGGGGTCATAGTTCTTGTAGACGCGGTGCCCGAAGCCCATGAGCTTCACACCGTCTTCCTTGTTCTTCACACGCTCCACGAACTTCTCGACGGGCTCGCCGCTGTCCTGGATCTGGCGGAGCATGTTCAGCACGGCCTCGTTGGCGCCGCCGTGCAGCGGGCCGAAGAGGGCGTTGATGCCGGCGGAAACCGAGGCGAACATGTTGGCGTTGGCCGAACCGACCATGCGGACGGTGGAGGTGGAGCAGTTCTGTTCGTGGTCCGCGTGCAGGATCAGCAGCAGGTCAAGGGCCTTGACTACCACCGGGTCCAGCTCGTAATGCTCGGCCGGTACGCCAAAGCTCAGGCGCAGATAGTTCTCCACCAGGTTCATGGAGTTGTCCGGGTACAGCATGGGCTGGCCGATGGACTTCTTGTGCGCGTAGGCGGCAAGGACGGGCATCTTGGCCAGGAGGCGGATGGTGGCCATTTCGACCTGCTCGTCGTCGAACGGGTCCAGGGAGTCCTGGTAGAACGTGGACAGCGCCGAGACGGCCGAGGAGAGCACCGGCATGGGGTGTGCGTCGCGGGGGAAGCCGCCAAAGAAGCCTTTAAGGTCTTCGTGCAGCATCGTGTGGCGGCGGATGCGCTGATCAAACGCGTCCAGTTCTGCGGCGGTGGGCAGGTTGCCGTAGATCAGCAGGAAGGACACTTCCAGGAAGCTGGAGTGCTCAGCCAGCTCCTCGATGGGGTATCCGCGGTAGCGCAGGATGCCCGCATCGCCATCAATGAAGGTGATGGCGGAGGAAGTGGCAGCGGTGTTCACGAAGCCGGGGTCATAGGCGACCGCGCCGGTGGTCTTCAGGAGCTTGGAAACGTCATATCCGGCGTTGCCTTCTACTGCTTCAAGGCGCGGAAGTTCTAGTTCTCCGCCGTCGTAGCGCAGCGATGCGCTCGTGGAATCAGTCATGGAGTCCCCTTCATGAGGTTGCCTTCGAAAGGCGTGGTTGGTTCAATGCACGTTTTCTATTCCGCGGGACACCCGCGCACGTGAGGAAATTCGAAAGAAAACTTAAAGCACATGATGCGTCCGGTGACCTAGACGGTTACCTACGAAACTACCGCTTTAAGGGCCTGCAACACTAATCCAGAATGGTGCACAGGGCGCTTTTGCGCGAAAACGTTATGATTTTGCGCCCAGCTGCCCGCCCAGCCGCTGGACGGCGGCAGCAATCCGTTCATCACTTCCGGTCAGGGCAACACGGATAAAACCGTTGCCGGCTTCCCCGTAAAAGGTGCCCGGGCCTGCCAGAATACCCAGCTCCGCGAACCGGCCGATCGTGGTCCAGGTGTCCTCGCCGGCCGTGCACCACAGGTACAGTCCGGCCTCTGAATGGTGGATCGTGAGCCCAAAACCCTCCAACGCCGGAACGAGCATTTCCCGGCGGCGGCGGTACAGTGCCTTCTGCGCCTGAACATGTGTGTCATCGCCCAAGGCCACGCGCATGGCCTCCTGCACGGGGTGTGGCACGATCATGCCCGCATGCTTGCGGCTGTTGACCAGGCTCGCCACGAGGGCGCTGTCACCGGCAACAAACGCCGCACGGTAGCCTGCCACATTGGACTGCTTGCTCAGCGAATAAATGGCCAGCAGGCCCTCGTTAGAGCCGCCCGACACGCGCGGGTCAAGGACGCTGGGCACGGCCTCCCCGCCATTTTCAACGTCCCACTCCCCCCAGCCCAGCTCGCCGTAGCATTCATCGGAAGCCACGACGGCGCCAATCTCCCGCGCCGCTGCAACCAGCGCAGCGAGCTCGGAGACACCGCGCACAATGCCGGTGGGGTTGCCTGGGGAGTTGACCCAGACCAGCCGCACCTTGGCGAGGGTCCCGGCGTCGAGCTCGTCCAGGGAATCCGCGGCAACCGAGGTGGCCCCGGCAAAAACGGCGCCCATGTCATAGGTGGGGTAGGCAACGCGGGGCCGCACCACCACATCGCCGACGCCCAGACCCAACAGCAGCGGCAGCCAGGCAACAAGCTCTTTGGAACCCACAGTGGGCATGACATCGACCGGGGAGAGCCCGGGAACGTTGCGGCGCCGGGCAAACCAGTCCACAACCGCCTGGCGCAGGGCCGGGGTGCCGTGGGTGGTGGGGTATCCCGGCGCATCCGCAGCAGCCTTCAGCGCATCCTGGATCAGCGCCGGCGTGGGGTCCACGGGCGTGCCGATGGACAGGTTCACAACACCGTCGGGATGCTTGGCGGCGGTGGCCAAGTACGGCGCCAGCGCCTCCCACGGGTACTCGGGAAGCTGCAGGCCAAAGGGTTTGCCGTTGGCAGGGGCCAATGTCATGGGATGCGATCAGTCCTGGTTCTGCGGCGGGAGCGCGGCAATGATGGGGTGGTCGGTGTGCGTGTTGCCGACCTTGGCTGCACCGCCCGGGGAACCCAAAACGTCGAAGAATTCAACGTTGGCCTTGTAGTATTCGGCCCACTCTTCCGGGGTGTCATCCTCGTAGTAGATCGCCTCAACGGGGCACACAGGTTCGCAGGCGCCACAGTCAACGCATTCGTCCGGGTGGATGTAGAGCGCGCGTTCACCCTCGTAGATGCAATCAACAGGGCACTCCTCAACACATGCCTTGTCCTTGACATCCACGCACGGCTGCGCAATTACGTACGTCACGAACCCCAACCTTCCTTACAAGTCCAATGTCCGGCACAAATCGCCACCGGCATTCCCATTATCCATCAACGCCGCCGCCCCCGCACCTCACCGAGACTTAGTATGAAGTGATGAACACTGCATTGGAGCGACTCACGCAGCTTCCCCTCGGCACACGCTTGGTGGTCCGCCACAGGATCGACGGCGGCCTGACCGACGCTCTCGGCGAGCTCACCTCCCGCGATGGCCTGAGCTGCACCATCACCACCCGCACCGGTCCCGTCACGATTAAGTTCGACGACGTCCAGCTCGCCAAGGCGGTTCCCCCGCCCCCGGCGCCGCGGGCGCGGCGGGTCCAGCCGTAAGGTGCGGCGGTTGCGGCCTATTGCCGCTTGATGTTGATCTTGATGCGCAGCAGGCGCCACACGGCAAGCGCCACCAGCGGCGTCACCACGGCGATCCCGTACAGCCAGACCCGTCCCTGCACGTTGTCAAAGATCAAGCCAAACGTACTCAACTGCAGGGACAGCAAGCCTGCCGTTGCATATGCGGCGGCACCGCACCAAACCACGGCCCAGGAACTTCTGCTCCACAGTCCCACAAACATGCTCACGGCCGCCAACAACAGCAGGGCCAGCCCCGCACCGTAGGGAATCGCCGCGGTGCCAACATATATTGTGTGCCCGTGCAGGGACGTGCCAAGCAGCCCGGCACCAACTCCTGCACCCATGGCTGCGGCCGTGACAGCCCACTGTCGCGGTTTGGGAAGCTGTGTGCGGTGTTCCGGGGCTGCACCTGCCAGGTTGTCTCCGGCGTCGGGATCCGTCACGGGGAGTCCGCACCGTTTCCGTAAATGATGCCAGCATCCAGCTGCGTGAACTCCTCAACTACGTTGATGTCCCGCCAGACCTGGTCCGAAAGCGCATAGCGCCCCCCGTCCACCACGATCTGGGTTTGGTGGGCGCGCATGGCCGCTGTTTTGGCGGCGAGGTCCCCGGCCACGGCAATCCGTGGCGCACCATCGTCAAGCGGTCGTTCCGGGCGGTCGCTGACAATGGTGTAGACGGCCGGGACCTTCCAGCCGGTCGCCACGGGTGCCGGCTCTCCCGGCCTTGCGGCGGCGGGTCCGGCCGCCCGGGCTTGGCGCAAGGCCGTCACGGTCAGTTCATGGGCACCGATGTGGTCGGGGTGGCCGTAGCCGCCGTCGGAGGCATAGGTGACCACCACGTCCGGGCGCAGGTCCCGGATGGCTTGTGCCAACAGTCCCGCCGTCTCCGCCAAGGGGGCCCGGGAGAACGATCCCGGCAGCACGGTTGAGGCTGCAGTGGCACGGCCGTCGTTCCCCCACTGCATGCCTGAGTCACGGAACACCACGGGTCCGGCAGTCGGGGCGGTGGCCCCCTGTCCCAGCCAGATCTGCTCATGCACGCCAAGGGCCGCCAGTGCGCTGGCCAATTCATGTTCCCGTTGCACGGCAAGCCCGGCCCCGGGTGACGCTGCGTGCCCGGGGAGGTGCCCGCCGTCGTCCTTGGTTTCCGGGAACGGCACGGGCGGCAGGTCTGCAGCCTTCACTTCAAGGTGCGCGAGTTCAGGCGGGATGACCTCCCCCAGCTCGCCGCGGGTGCACGTCACCAGGACTACGCGGGTTCCTGCACCGGCCGCGGCGGCCATGGTGGCGCCGGTGGCAATGGTCTCATCGTCGGGGTGTGCGTGGACAAGGAGCAAGGTGGTGCCGGGTCCGGTGCCCGGCAGAGTGCTAAATGTTTCCATGCCTTCCAATCTACTCGCAAGCGCTGCCGCCACCCCAATGATGGCCGGGAAATAGCGGGGGCCGGCACACACGGGTGATCCGCATGTGCCGGCCCTACCGTGCCGTGGCGCCTAGCCCTGCTGTTAGACCAGCAGCGTGGCGCCGGGTATCGCGTTGAGCAGTTCCTGCGTGTAGACCTGCTTGGGGTTGCTGAAGACCTCATCCGTGGATGCGGCCTCCACGACGCGGCCATGCTGCATCACGGTGACGTGGTCGGCGATCTGGCGGACCACGGCGAGGTCGTGCGTGATGAACAGGTACGTCAGGCCAAGGTCCTCCTGCAGCTGGTTGAGCAGGTTCAGCACCTGTGCCTGCACCAACACGTCCAGTGCGGACACGGCCTCGTCACAGATGATCACATCCGGGTTCAGGGCCAGTGCACGCGCGATGGCGATACGCTGGCGCTGGCCGCCGGAGAGTTCGTTGGGGAAGCGCTGCATGCTTGAAGACGGCATGGAAACCTGGTCCAACAGCTCGCGCACCTTCTTCTCCCGGGACTTGGAATCGCCGATCTTGTGGATCTTCAGCGGCTCCTCGATGGTCCGGTAGATGTTGAACATGGGGTCCAACGAACCGTAGGGGTCCTGGAAGATCGGCTGCACGCGCCGGCGGAAGTCAAACAGCGTCTTCCCCTTGAGCGTGTTGACCTCCACCCCGTCGAACAGGATGCTTCCCTCGGTGGGCGCGAGCAGGCTCAGGGCCATCTGCGCCACCGTGGACTTGCCGGAACCGGACTCGCCCACAATCGCCATGGTGGTTCCGCGCGGCACGGAGAACGAGACATCGTCCACCGCCTTGAAGTCCGTGGACTTGCCGAGCGCGCCGCGGAGCTTGAACGTCTTGGTGAGGTTCTTGATCTCCAGGATGGTCTCGCCTGCCTGGGCACCCTTGCGTGCGGCTGCCTTGGCCTCGGCAGGCTTCGCTGCCGCTGCCGGGATGGACGACGGCGAGTGCCCGACTTCCGTGGGTGCCACGGCGTCCGCTGGCGTGTCGAGTTCGGCCACGGCCTCCGCAAGCGCATCCTTGGCCTTCTGCGACTGCAGGCGGCGGGACGCCAGGGACGGTGCCGAGTTCACCAGGCGCTGGGTGTAGGGGTGCTGCGGGTTGCGCAGGATTTCCAGCGCGGGCCCCGATTCAACCACCTGGCCCTTGTACATGACCACAAGCTTTTCGGCACGCTCGGCGGCGAGGCCGAGGTCGTGCGTAATGAGGAGCACGGCCGTGCCCAGCTCGGTGGTCATGCGGTCCAGGTGGTCCAGGATCTGCCGCTGGACGGTAACGTCCAGGGCGGAGGTGGGCTCGTCCGCGATGAGCAGGCGCGGCCGGCAGGCCAGCCCAATCGCGATCAAGGCGCGCTGGCGCATGCCACCGGAGAACTCGTGCGGGTACTGCTTGGCACGGTTTACCGCATCGGGCAGGCCTGCCTCGGTCAGCACTTCGGCCACGCGTTCCTTGGAGTTGGCACCGGCCAGGCCGTTGGCCTTGAGCGTCTCCTTGACCTGGAAGCCGATCTTCCACACCGGGTTCAGGTTGGACATGGGGTCCTGGGGAACCATGCCGATGGAGTTTCCACGCAGTTCGATGATGCGCTTGTCGCTGGCGTTGGTGATGTCTTCGCCGTCAAAGATGATTTGGCCGCCGCTGACACCTCCATTGCTGGGGAGCAGGCCGATGGCGGCAAGCGCCGTCGTTGACTTTCCGGAGCCGGACTCGCCCACAATGGCCACAGTCTCGCCGGGCATGATCGTCAGGTGTGCGTTGCGCACAGCGTTGACGGGGCCGTTGGAGGTTTGAAAGGTGATGGCCAGGTCGCGGATTTCCAGCAGCGGCTGTGTGGCGCTGCCGGAAGTGTTGGCTCCCTGCCCCGCTTCATGATTGGACATGGTGGTCACCGCTTCCTTGCTTTGGGATCGAGGGCGTCACGCAGGGCGTCACCGAGCATGATGAAGCTCAACACCGTAATGGACAGTGCAATGGCAGGCCAGAGAAGCACGCCCGGGTTGTTGCGCACCTGTGACTGTGCGGCGGCAATGTCATTGCCCCAGGACATAACGGAGAAGGGCAGGCCAATGCCCAGGAAGGACAGTGTTGCCTCAGCAACGATGAACGTACCGAGGGAGATGCTGGCCACGACGATGATCGGGGCGAGGGAGTTCGGCAGCACGTGCCTGAGCAATGCCCGGAACGGGGAGAGACCCAATGCCTTGGAGGCCGTGACGAAGTCCGCGTTGCGGTTCTCAATGACGGCTCCGCGGGTGATGCGGGCAATCTGCGGCCAGCCAAAGACCACCAGGGCAGTCACGACGGTCCAGACACTCTTGTTGTCCCGAAATGCCGGCAACTGGTTGATGATGATGGCACCCAGGATCAATGGCAGGGCAAAGAAAACATCCGTCAGGCGGGCCAGGATGATGTCCAGCCAACCGCCGTAGTAGCCGGCCAAGGCACCCATGGTGCCGCCGATGACGAGCACGCCGATCGTGGTGAACACTCCCACCATCAGGGACGCCCTGGTGCCGTAGATCATGCGTGCGTAAACGTCACAGCCCTGCAGCGTGAACCCCAAAGGGTGGCCGGAACGTGCGGGTTCGGCCGAGTCGGCCAAGTTGCACGAGGTTGCCGGGTCCCTTGGATCGATGCCGGAGAACCAGCCGGGGAAGATCGCCACAACCAGCACGGCCAGGATCAGCAACGCAGAAATGATGAACAGCGGCTGGCGGCGCAGGTTGCGCCACGCGTCAGCCCACAGGCTCAGGGGCGCTGCACTTTCGTCGACATTGTCAATCGCGGCGAGAGGGGTCTCCTCCAGCGGTGCCACGAAGTGCTCAATGTGGTGGCGGGATATTTTTCCCTGGCGGGTGGCTGGGGTTGCAGCGGCGGCCAGGTCTTTATCGGGAGTCAGGTTCTCAGACATAGCGAATCCTTGGGTCGAGCCAGGCGTACAAGAGGTCCACAATCAGGTTGGCCACGACAAAGACAATGACCAGGATGCCAACAACAGCCACAACGGTGGCGCTTTCACCCTTCAGGATGGCCTTGTACAGCAGGTTGCCAACACCGGGGACGTTGAAGATGCCTTCGGTGACAATGGCGCCACCCATCAGGGAGCCAAGGTCAGCGCCCAGGAAGGTGACAACGGGAATCAATGAGTTGCGCAGAATGTGGACAACAACCACGCGGCGGCGGGTCAGCCCTTTGGCTGTGGCCGTGCGGACATAGTCGGCGTCCATGTTTTCGCCAATGGAGGTGCGCGTCAACCGGATGACATAGGCCAGCGAGACAAGTCCAAGGACCAGGGCCGGCAGCACCAGCTCATTCCACGGCGCGGTGCCGCTGACGGTGGGACGGGCCCAGCCGAGCTTGACACCGACCACCAACTGCAGGACGAAGCCCAGAACGAAGGTGGGGACTGCGATGACTACGAGTGAAGCCACCAGTACGGTTGCGTCAAAGAGCTTGCCTTTGCGCAGGCCCGCGATGACTCCAAAGAAGACACCAAAGATGGCCTCAAAAGCGAGTGCCATGATGGCAAGTCTTGCTGTAACAGGGTAGGCACGCCCGATGACGGCGGAAACGTCCTGGCCGGAGAAGGTCTGGCCCAGGTTCAACGACACGAGGTTTTTCAGGTACAACCCGTACTGAATCCAGAAGGGCTGGTCGAGGTTGTATTGAGCCCGAAGCGCTGCCTCAACAGCGGGGGCCATGGGCTTGCCACCGGAGAGCGCGGCAATGGGGTCTCCGGGGGTTGCAAAAACTAGGAAGTAGACCAACAGTGTGGCCCCGAAAAAGACGGGAATCAGCTGCAGGAAGCGGCGGAGGGTGAACATTACCATTGTGGTGTCCCCTCTCCCATTGCCCCTAATCGCAAAGCGTTCATGAAATTACCTGTTCAAATAGTTGGCGGCACAGATCAACTTACGGGGTCTCCGAAGCTTCTGCACGTAATGGCACGCATGGGTTGCGTAGTGCGAACGAGAGGGACCCGGCCCAAGGCCGGGTCCCCCTTGTCACTTCACACCAGTAAGAAGATTACTTGGCGGTAATTTCGTAGTACAGCGGAACGCCGTTCCAACCGAACTGCACGTTGGTGACGTTGTTGCTCCAAACACCCTGGGCTGCCTGGTACCACAGGGGCACAACCGGCAGGTCCTTCAAGAGGATTTCCTGGGCTTCGTTGAACTTCTTGACGCCCTCTTCAACGGTGGGGGCCGCGAGGCCTTCCTTCAACTTGTCATCGAAGGCCGGGTTGGAGTAGTCGCCGTCGTTGGAACCTGCACCGGTGCCGTACAGCGGGCCGAGGAAGTTGTACAGCGACGGGTAGTCAGCCTGCCAGCCGGCGCGTGAGGCACCGGTGAGCTTCTTGGAGCTGATCAGGTCACGTGACTGCTTGAACGTGGCGATCGGGTTCAGCTCAGCCTTGATGCCCAGGTTGGTGGCAATCTGGTTGGCCATGGCCGTGATGTATTCCTTGTTGCCGGCGCCATCGATGTTCGAGGTGATGGTGAAGACCTTGTCAGCGGGCCAGGCGTTGATCTTGTTGGCCTCTTCCCACTTGGCCTTGGCGCCGGCGGCGTCGAACTTCAACACCTCGGAGCCCGGCAGGTCTGCAACGAAGCCGTCAATGACGGGTGAGGTGAATTCCGTGGCGGGCTTCTTGTTGCCGTAGAAGATCTTGTCGATGATCTGCTGGCGGTCGATGGCCATGGAGATGGCTGCGCGGCGCAGTTCGCCTTCCGGACCTGAGAACTCAGGCAGGTATGACGGGATCGTCATGGTCGCGTTACCAGCGTAGGGCTGGTTGACGAAGCGGCCTTCGAAGTCCTTCGTGAAGTTCTGCAGGTTGCTCGGGGGCACCTGGTCCAAAACGTCAAGGTTGTCTGACTGAACTTCGGTGTAGGCTGCGTCGGTGCTGGCGAAGATCGTGAAGGTCACGCCACCGTTCTTGGCCTTGCGCGGGCCTTCGTACTTGTCGTTGGGCACGAGTTCGATGGAAACGTCGTGCTTCCAGCCGCCTTCGGCCAGCTTGTACGGGCCGTTGCCAACCGGGTTTTCGCCGTATGCCTTCGGGTCTGCATAGGCAGACTCGGGCAGCGGGTAGAACGCGGTGTAGCCGAGGCGCAGCGGGAAGTCAGACTCAGGCTGTGCAAGTTCCACGGTGAAGGTGGTGTCATCGACAACCTTCAGGCCTTCCATCTTGTCGTCGGTGGAGTTTTCAGCGGAGACCTTGTCGTAGCCCTTGATGGACTCGAAGAAGTAGGAGTTCAGCTGGGTGTTCTTGGCGGCTGCACCGAAGTTCCAGGCATCCACGAAGTTCTTGGCGGTGATCGGGGTGCCATCGCTGAAGGACTGACCCGACTTCACCTTGATGGTGAAGGTCTGGGAATCCTTTGTCTCGATGGAGTCAGCGAGCTCGTTGACCGTGGCGCCCTTGGCGTCATAGCTGACCAGCCCCGTGAAGAGGAGGTCCATGACGCGTCCGCCACCCACTTCGTTGGTGTTGGCCGGCAATAGGCCGTTTTGCGGCTCAGTGCTGTTGGCGGTAATGACCTTGCTGGTGTCGCCGCCGGTGGTTTCGCCACCATTGCCGCCGCCGGTGTCGCCGCCACAGGCGGTAAGGGCCATGGCAACTACTGCTGCCACACCCAGTGCTTTGGAAGTGCGCGAGAAACGCATTCCGCCTCCTTGATATTTGAATGGACGCGAGCTGACCTCTGGAACAACCGAAATCCCCCAGAAACCGCGTTCGTCGTTGGACGCAGTGTGTTTCAACTCATACGCAACTAGGCTATCGGCTTTTATTACCAGCAAGTAATCGAGGACACACTTTTGCCAGATCTTTACCGACCTGCAACAAAATTACGTCATGTGACGTCCTACAACTCCCGGCGCTTCCTCACCTTTCGGGCTGTTTTAGCAATCCCTCCCCCACGACCCGGGCTACGTGGCCCAAACGCTCACCGCACACCGCTCACTGCTCACTGCTCACCGCGAGAACGTCCGGACGTCCTCCTCGCTAGTTGTTGCCGCGTTGGCGCAAACACCCCGGAAGATGTTGCCGCGTTGGCGCAAACACCCCGGAAGATGCTGCGGCGTTGGGAAACGAGTCGGCGGGGACAGGTCCGGGGCTGCCAAGGCGATTCGCTGCCGGTCCACGGGGGCGGATCCTCCGATTTGTCCCCTGTCCGCGTCGAGAATGGGCCCAGACCACACAAATTCGGGAGCCTTTTCACGAGAATGGGGCCAGCCCGCGAGATGGGTGCAACTTTGACGGCATCTCACGGGCTGGGCCCATTGTCGGCGAAATGGATGGTGAACAAGCGACGCTGACCGCAGGGTTCCCCGTTCTCGGTACGCATCCCGGGCCGTTCCCCCCGAAAATCCTGACAGTTCCCCCGAGAATTCGCCACGTCCACGCCAGGTCACCCAAAGTACGACCGCTAGAACTCGCGCCTTTGGCAGACCGAGGCAATCTCCCGCCGTCGTACTTTGGGCGAAAGGGCGCACGCGGGGGCTGGAATGGTCGCCGGCAGGTACAGCCCCCGCACCGCGTCAGTCGCACCGGGTCAGGCCGCATTTTGGGTGCAAAAAACCCGCCCCAACAAGTGTCGGGGCGGGCTTTGTGGTCGGGCGGGTCGAAACCTGTGGTCGCGGCCAGCCCGACCAGCGGACTGCTAAATGCTTAGTCCTTGGCGCGGGCGCGGTAAGCCTTGGCGCGGTCGCCGGCGTTCAGGATCAGCTTGCGGATACGGATTGACTCCGGGGTAACCTCGACGCACTCGTCTTCGCGGGCGAATTCCAGGGATTCTTCCAAGGTCAGGTTGCGCGGCGGGGTCATGTTCTCGAAGGTGTCAGAGGAGGCTGCACGCATGTTGGTGAGCTTCTTTTCCTTCGTGATGTTCACGTCCATGTCATCGGAGCGTGAGTTCTCGCCGACGATCATGCCCTCGTACACCTCGGAGGTGGGCTGCACGAAGAAGGTCATGCGCTCCTGGAGGTTGATAATCGCAAACGGAGTGACGACGCCAGAGCGGTCAGCCACGATCGAACCGTTGGTGCGGTACTCGATGGGGCCGGCCCACGGCTCGTAGCCCTCGGCGATGGAGGCCGCAATGCCGGCACCGCGGGTGTCGGTCATGAAGCGGGTGCGGAAACCGATCAGGCCTCGGGCCGGAACGATGAATTCCATGCGGCACCAGCCGGTGCCGTGGTTTGCCATGTTGACCATGCGGCCCTTGCGGGCTGCCAGCAGCTGGGTTACGCCACCAAGGTACTCTTCGGGCACGTCGATGGTCATGTGCTCCATCGGCTCGTGCTTCTTGCCGTCAACGATCTTGGTGACAACCTGCGGCTTGCCCACGGTCAGTTCGAAGCCTTCGCGACGCATCTGCTCAACAAGGATGGACAGGGCGAGCTCGCCACGGCCCTGGACTTCCC
This genomic interval from Arthrobacter sp. PAMC 25486 contains the following:
- a CDS encoding ABC transporter substrate-binding protein; translated protein: MRFSRTSKALGVAAVVAMALTACGGDTGGGNGGETTGGDTSKVITANSTEPQNGLLPANTNEVGGGRVMDLLFTGLVSYDAKGATVNELADSIETKDSQTFTIKVKSGQSFSDGTPITAKNFVDAWNFGAAAKNTQLNSYFFESIKGYDKVSAENSTDDKMEGLKVVDDTTFTVELAQPESDFPLRLGYTAFYPLPESAYADPKAYGENPVGNGPYKLAEGGWKHDVSIELVPNDKYEGPRKAKNGGVTFTIFASTDAAYTEVQSDNLDVLDQVPPSNLQNFTKDFEGRFVNQPYAGNATMTIPSYLPEFSGPEGELRRAAISMAIDRQQIIDKIFYGNKKPATEFTSPVIDGFVADLPGSEVLKFDAAGAKAKWEEANKINAWPADKVFTITSNIDGAGNKEYITAMANQIATNLGIKAELNPIATFKQSRDLISSKKLTGASRAGWQADYPSLYNFLGPLYGTGAGSNDGDYSNPAFDDKLKEGLAAPTVEEGVKKFNEAQEILLKDLPVVPLWYQAAQGVWSNNVTNVQFGWNGVPLYYEITAK